One Salvelinus sp. IW2-2015 linkage group LG4q.2, ASM291031v2, whole genome shotgun sequence DNA window includes the following coding sequences:
- the LOC139027645 gene encoding uncharacterized protein, producing MQLLGLDEGQEGEEGTSDTVTARGAYLSLLYLRHLKIRELQRISLGILNYLRSIERTLTFDTAGMRVEGGGACGGGGAGEGGAGGGRAAGGGGGGLVSTTEESSWMNAARGCSGTVGGLGSHLYSHNTPVDYKVHCSEFMEYPEVENLHDFYTTEERYVHTQDQRGLYVVYDVALKDLEELEDTLTLLGSHYIQRSSWRVKGQSEGGRVKVI from the exons ATGCAGCTGTTGGGTTTGGATGAGGgccaggagggggaggagggtacCTCAGACACCGTCACAGCCAGGGGAGCCTACCTGTCACTCCTCTACCTTCGACACCTCAAGATCAGGGAACTGCAG CGCATCTCCCTAGGCATTCTAAACTACCTGAGGTCCATAGAGAGGACCCTTACTTTTGACACAGCTGGGATGCgcgtggagggaggaggagcatgtggaggaggaggagcgggagaaggaggagcaggaggaggaagagcagcaggaggaggaggaggaggtttggTCAGCACCACTGAGGAGTCAAGCTGGATGAATGCGGCCAGAGGGTGCAGTGGGACAGTCGGAGGTCTGGGCTCTCACCTCTACAGCCACAACACTCCTGTTGACTACAAG GTTCACTGTTCCGAGTTCATGGAGTACCCAGAGGTGGAGAATCTTCATGATTTCTACACCACTGAGGAGCGATATGTCCACACCCAGGACCAGCGAGGGCTGTACGTGGTGTACGACGTGGCTCTGAAGGACCTGGAGGAGCTGGAAGACACACTGACTCTTCTGGGCTCACACTACATCCAGAGGAGTAGTTGGAGGGTCAAGGGCCAGTCTGAGGGAGGCAGGGTCAAGGTCATCTGA
- the LOC111963079 gene encoding putative uncharacterized protein C6orf183, producing MSKVGYKVSSTAKVEQMEAELSVQLSALRTEIEENGSPLETPSKSYSSVPVPKDVSYFRMEREQVLRRGLQVAEALPVVPLSNVLQRELQSCLSLEYTPESLPLLLHQFYADRCYQLAQIKYLLMLRWRRFCRHSHIIEQLYPFYKAQVSNLVSEYEDAVQRARRLAVSREKVLTGRGNPINTVTQEDVTIYLTWLVCHLHASKTIHHFLTVIHYIPASEKRDKDYSELLRKSPSSSPVLIESVHTSSEDKDQVFPGLEGMFRLANQVPMHTVKLEEFLPELQSLVSYFRLPYDTQNIRNTAEEMELFSKISKEFRVIFRQQEVMKTFLQYDGTEAVEGQWGRKRSTMALRKNANWIPYIQVKPKRDPWQQKLVTKLKELQSYDELLRTHCRFLQLSDPVVVTEALREHASQVCDPQAIQPSSSLTSSHTNRHNTLQIWTSIYSAANLYQACIT from the exons ATGTCCAAGGTGGGGTACAAAGTCTCCTCCACTGCCAAGGTGGAGCAGATGGAAGCAGAGTTGTCTGTCCAGCTGTCGGCTCTCAGAACTGAAATAGAGGAGAATGGATCTCCCCTGGAAACACCCTCCAAGTCTTACAG CTCAGTTCCAGTTCCTAAAGATGTATCGTACTTTCGTATGGAGAGAGAGCAGGTCCTGAGGAGAGGTCTTCAGGTGGCAGAAGCACTGCCAGTGGTGCCTCTGTCTAATGTGCTACAGAGAGAGCTGCAAAGCTGCCTAAGCCTGGAGTACACACCTGAGAGTCTGCCTCTTCTCCTGCACCAG TTTTATGCAGACCGATGCTACCAGTTGGCCCAGATCAAGTACCTGCTGATGCTGAGATGGAGACGGTTCTGTCGTCACTCCCACATCATTGAGCAGCTGTATCCATTCTACAAG GCCCAGGTATCAAACCTGGTCAGTGAGTATGAGGATGCTGTCCAGCGGGCCAGGAGACTGGCTGTTTCCAGGGAGAAGGTCCTGACAGGGCGGGGCAACCCCATCAACACGGTCACCCAGGAAGATGTGACCATCTACCTCACCTGGCTGGTTTGTCACCTGCATGCCTCCAAGACCATCCACCACTTCCTGACA gtgatccACTACATCCCagcctctgagaagagggataAAGATTATTCTGAGTTATTAAGGAAGTCCCCATCAAGTTCCCCAGTGCTGATTGAATCTGTCCACACATCTTCAGAAGATAAAGACCAAGTCTTTCCTGGGCTTGAGG GGATGTTTAGACTGGCTAACCAAGTTCCCATGCACACTGTGAAACTGGAGGAGTTCCTCCCAGAACTACAAAGCCTGGTCTCCTACTTCCGTTTGCCCTACGACACCCAAAATATCAGGAACACTGCAGAGGAGATGGAGCTCTTCAGCAAG ATCTCAAAGGAGTTCAGGGTGATCTTCAGACAGCAGGAGGTGATGAAGACCTTCCTCCAGTATGATGGGACAGAGGCTGTAGAGGGAcagtgggggaggaagaggagcaccATGGCTCTGAGGAAGAACGCTAACTGGATACCATACattcag GTGAAGCCCAAACGGGATCCCTGGCAACAGAAACTTGTCACCAAGCTGAAGGAGCTCCAGTCTTATGATGAGTTGCTGAGGACTCACTGCAGGTTCCTCCAG ctgTCAGATCCTGTCGTAGTGACTGAGGCCCTGAGGGAGCATGCTTCCCAGGTATGTGACCCTCAGGCCATCCAGCCCTCATCATCGCTGACATCAtcacacaccaacagacacaacACCTTGCAGATCTGGACCAGCATTTACAGCGCTGCCAATCTTTATCAGGCATGTATTACCTAG
- the LOC112081084 gene encoding uncharacterized protein — protein sequence MDKTAVIQVSDVRRGRRAAPQHQQTGTTMVRGTLNTMADLRRSGFGRHLPRHGLKLLFWFAKNYIDFDITGEMVARYNPNEGGFDFHPFQNRPEWDCSNVTTTISAISCNSPLPDNVHPYYIVGNLNLEESNCLPQYVRKDFTGDQDDSNMDRLIISLRPDGTVDKVYVTQHDDDGLSFDPDNTYRVTRGLLRDIRDLKLRKFLKQAGYSNRQPIIYLDDYEDILSYFEDFLIL from the exons ATGGATAAAACAGCTGTCATACAGGTCTCAGAcgtgaggagaggaaggagagcagcACCACAACACCAGCAAACC ggtaCCACCATGGTTCGAGGTACGTTGAACACTATGGCAGATCTAAGACGTTCTGGGTTTGGTCGTCACTTGCCCAGGCATGGACTCAAGCTCCTGTTCTGGTTCGCcaagaattacattgactttgaTATCACGGGTGAAATGGTTGCAAGATACAACCCCAACGAGGGGGGCTTTGATTTCCATCCCTTCCAGAACAGACCAGAGTGGGACTGCAGCAATGTGACCACAACTATATctgcaatttcctgcaattccccGCTCCCAGATAACGTCCACCCATACTATATAGTGGGCAACCTGAATCTGGAAGAATCCAATTGCCTTCCTCAGTATGTCAGAAAAGACTTTACTGGTGACCAAGACGACAGTAACATGGACCGCCTCATCATCAGTCTGCGTCCAGACGGGACTGTGGATAAGGTTTATGTGACCCAGCATGACGATGACGGTCTGAGTTTTGACCCTGACAACACCTACCGCGTCACCAGGGGTCTGCTCAGGGACATCCGTGACCTAAAGCTGCGTAAGTTCCTGAAACAGGCAGGTTATAGCAACCGCCAGCCAATCATATACTTGGATGATTATGAGGACATTCTGAGTTATTTTGAAGACTTCTTGATACTGTAG
- the LOC111963543 gene encoding coiled-coil domain-containing protein 162, producing the protein MKQGRRNSSLLWKPSPSCWSLVTIRHRLMESAAETAHLAQLYKTQALELGFDEFHLYVRPEQFEFAVQRDKAAHRPLFVTALLQDDSWMDRYTPSKFPLSIQELDENQIGKFSFYSEEAVVHLMNRSAIENLQVTLACQVTQKNALIGAVKQACLCYWSETFTGSPEEVLCSSGDANSLAKQGPKIRKDTSEPKITGAGTRERLTEAFVSIQLEKVGPRDEMLNSFIKRRQIMGVVMMNPDEVAKIKRRLIIEFCRKFSLRMSQCCVRGQIIGLYHSLTTLLDELPDIRQSHFLIGQDHELKSDMDSGLGVHPDPRKFQRRPRRLLSADGRMFLNLWFLPHYTEVLLMFRTLEDSACSRALHHSLEIVSALHDIIYYLVSFARLGNPGVFSSKRGGGAGGGELTADWGGTEGIGAELWEIQKQVDSLCDPGSPEAVGRLLQLRRHVLFLQYDTAVRHLIREAFLSSGNIVAYQSVSDNMGHALPALSDSVRTNHSSLLSLPEPMEPHSPRAQRMYPWRSFLVCHGLHSVDIWGIPPIEYCMQLCLSGLGDRSRMEANGAILGVSLLMEDVLNSGGRGAAPLRLHDNKAGDSRGKPEEEDGSSMDDSVDEEEKGISSGPLQDPLQVLSVLKGFLLLTKQLEVFKESWGRRQLGVEQINTMKIHRHFSRLYRADIQYPSMRALAQQMGKEKDFEALLSDSQPLLPPAGASEVHIKTFQLLRLLESTECDMIRAVQRRITRELTLVISERARQDTGLPTELWKQGPMKHSLSPERPQLVESFTQQLMECAEQTEEGQLTFPTAHLQRCLSTLGRSVMERERSSFLLYSQFYEQILRQESQLLYRREQDVKNLEASQSQAINPYSEVSGLCRGMMLQTTALRTRVTQLEEEQRGLEQQISLKYRQRYDSLVRQLFSTCIQLKARLDEYHVRMDQDVTQLVSKVRREGVDNIIKLKKFGSTKGNEALLTTQSEKQALHDLSMENSLLTGLLSKVKALGHWRQVVGQGKLHRRLLNSQQREMSCQREALRMKMMSEEEVIVLKQELEVTQRAMTQCQTEYNRTKRLLTKQSTELHEVRHHSAQEVQSRQELDSYHLQSLEQLREGVGDRDRQLQDLRTHLDRSSRDRQLLRQRSAKDIRQVKGQLHQERSLKQEAFQRVDKLQSQVEDVETALSRCTSTAGQRQTSCYTFPHNRSSIINPERAGKRDSTTQLERPKTDPSRLRILTTEALLPNLTDGGPTSSSLLTHLQQLRLNHQ; encoded by the exons ATGAAGCAGGGGAGGAGAAACAGCTCTTTGCTGTGGAAACCTTCTCCAAGCTGCTGGAGTTTAGTCACCATCCGCCATCGCCTTATGGAGTCAGCAGCAGAGACTGCACATCTGGCACA GTTATACAAAACACAAGCTCTGGAGCTGGGCTTTGATGAGTTCCACCTGTATGTGCGCCCGGAGCAGTTTGAGTTTGCTGTCCAGAGAGACAAGGCAGCGCATAGACCTCTGTTTGTTACGGCACTACTGCAGGACGACAGCTGGATGGATAG GTACACTCCGTCTAAGTTTCCACTGAGCATCCAGGAGCTTGATGAGAACCAGATTGGAAAATTCAGCTTCTACTCTGAAGAGGCAGTAGTGCAT CTCATGAATAGGTCAGCCATAGAGAACCTGCAGGTGACCCTGGCCTGTCAGGTGACTCAGAAGAACGCTCTGATTGGTGCAGTGAAGCAGGCATGTCTATGTTATTGGTCAGAGACTTTcacaggctctccagag GAGGTTCTTTGTTCTAGTGGCGATGCAAACTCCTTAGCTAAGCAGGGTCCCAAAATTCGTAAAGATACAAGTGAACCAAAGATAACTGGTGCAGGAACCAGGGAGAG GCTGACTGAGGCGTTTGTCTCCATCCAGCTGGAGAAAGTGGGTCCACGAGATGAGATGTTGAACTCTTTCATAAAGAGGAGACAGATCATGGGTGTTGTGATGATGAACCCT GATGAAGTAGCAAAAATCAAGAGGAGGCTGATTATTGAGTTCTGTCGAAA ATTCAGTTTGCGTATGTCCCAGTGTTGTGTGAGAGGGCAGATTATAGGCCTGTACCACAGCCTGACCACCTTATTGGACGAGCTCCCAGACATCCGCCAGTCCCACTTCCTGATTGGCCAGGACCATGAGTTGAAAAGCGATATGGACTCAGGACTAGGTGTTCACCCTGACCCCAG GAAGTTCCAGCGGCGTCCCAGGCGCCTGCTGTCAGCTGACGGCAGAATGTTCCTCAACCTGTGGTTCCTCCCCCACTACACTGAGGTTCTCCTCATGTTCAGAACCCTGGAGGACTCG GCATGTAGCCGGGCTCTTCACCATAGTCTGGAGATAGTGTCTGCCCTGCATGACATCATCTATTACCTGGTCAGTTTTGCCCGACTGGGGAACCCAGGAGTCTTCAGCtccaagagaggaggaggagcaggagggggagAGCTTACAGCTGACTGGGGCGGCACTGAAGGCATCG GTGCAGAGCTGTGGGAGATCCAGAAACAGGTCGACTCTCTTTGTGACCCTGGTAGCCCTGAGGCTGTGGGTCGCCTGCTGCAACTACGGAGACACGTGCTCTTCTTGCAGTACGACACCGCTGTGAGGCACCTCATCAG agaggcGTTTCTCTCCTCTGGTAACATCGTAGCCTATCAGAGCGTGAGTGACAACATGGGACACGCCCTCCCTGCGCTGAGTGACAGCGTCAGAACCAATCACAgttctctactgtctctaccaGAGCCAATGGAGCCTCACAGCCCCCGG GCTCAAAGGATGTACCCATGGAGAAGTTTTCTGGTGTGTCATGGATTGCACTCTGTAGACATTTGGGGCATCCCACCCATTGAGTACTGCATGCAG CTGTGTCTGAGTGGGCTGGGTGACCGCAGCAGGATGGAGGCCAATGGAGCGATCCTGGGCGTGTCTCTACTAATGGAGGATGTCTTGAACAGCGGAGGGAGGGGGGCAGCACCGCTACGTCTCCATGACAACAAGGCGGGGGACTCACGTGGAAAGCCCGAGGAA GAGGATGGTAGCAGTATGGATGACAGTGTTGATGAAGAAGAGAAGGGGATCTCCTCTGGTCCCCTCCAGGACCCTCTTCAGGTGCTGTCTGTGTTGAAGGGGTTCCTGCTCCTAACCAAACAGCTGGAGGTGTTTAAGGAGAGCTGGGGAAGGCGACAGCTAGGGGTGGAACAGATCAATACCATGAAGATCCACAGGCACTTCTCAAGACTTTACAG AGCAGACATCCAGTACCCAAGTATGAGAGCCCTGGCTCAACAGATGGGTAAAGAGAAGGACTTTGAGGCTCTGCTGTCTGACAGCCAGCCTCTACTGCCTCCTGCAGGAGCTTCCGAGGTTCACATCAAGACATTCCAA TTGCTCAGGCTGCTGGAGAGTACAGAGTGTGATATGATCCGAGCGGTACAGAGGAGGATCACAAGAGAGCTGACCCTGGTGATTTCCGAGCGGGCACGCCAAGACACAGGCCTCCCCACAG AGTTGTGGAAGCAAGGCCCCATGAAGCACAGTCTGTCCCCAGAGAGACCTCAGTTAGTGGAGAGCTTCACCCAGCAGCTAATGGAGTGTGCTGAGCAGACGGAGGAGGGACAG CTGACCTTCCCCACGGCCCACCTCCAGCGGTGTCTGTCCACTCTGGGCCGTTCTGTGATGGAGCGAGAACGCAGCAGCTTCCTCCTCTACTCCCAGTTCTATGAACAGATCTTACGGCAGGAGAGCCAGCTTCTCTACCGCAGAGAACAG GATGTGAAGAACCTTGAGGCGTCCCAGTCCCAGGCCATCAACCCTTACAGCGAGGTCAGTGGGCTCTGTCGTGGGATGATGTTGCAGACCACAGCCCTGCGTACCCGGGTCACCCAattggaggaggaacagagaggtCTGGAGCAGCAGATCAGCCTAAAATACAGACAACGCTATGACTCCCTGGTCCGACAACTTTTCTCCACCTGCATTCAGCTGAAG GCCAGGCTTGATGAGTACCACGTGCGAATGGACCAGGATGTTACTCAGCTGGTGagcaaagtgaggagagagggagtggataaCATCAtcaagctgaagaaatttggctccACTAAAGGCAATGAAGCTCTTCTTACGACACAGTCGGAG aAGCAGGCACTCCATGACCTGAGCATGGAGAACAGTCTGCTGACTGGCCTGCTGTCTAAGGTGAAGGCACTGGGCCACTGGAGACAGGTGGTTGGACAGGGCAAGTTGCACCGTAGATTGCTCAACAGCCAGCAG AGGGAGATGTCCTGTCAGAGGGAGGCACTGAGAATGAAGATGATGTCAGAGGAGGAAGTGATCGTACTGAAGCAGGAACTGGAAGTCACTCAGCGGGCCATGACACAGTGTCAGACGGAGTACAACCGCACCAAGAGACTGCTCACCAAACAG AGCACAGAGCTCCATGAGGTGAGGCATCACTCTGCTCAGGAGGTCCAGAGCAGACAGGAGCTGGACAGCTACCACCTGCAGAGCCTGGAGCAGCTGAGAGAGGGCGtgggggacagagacagacagctccAAGACCTCAGGACTCATCTGGAcaggagcagcagagacagacagctacTGAGACAACGCAGTGCCAAAGACATCAGACAG GTGAAGGGCCAGCTTCATCAGGAACGCAGCCTCAAACAGGAGGCTTTCCAGCGGGTGGACAAGCTGCAGAGCCAGGTGGAGGACGTTGAGACTGCTCTCTCCAGGTGTACCTCCACAGCAG GGCAACGCCAGACATCCTGTTACACTTTCCCTCACAACAGATCCAGCATCATAAATCCAGAACGCGCTGGCAAGAGGGATTCTACCACCCAGCTGGAGAGACCCAAAACA gACCCGTCTCGCCTGCGTATCCTCACCACGGAGGCCCTGCTACCAAACCTCACCGATGGAGGCCcaacctcctccagtctcctcacACACCTTCAGCAGCTGAGACTCAACCATCAGTAA